A region of Thermoplasmata archaeon DNA encodes the following proteins:
- a CDS encoding class I SAM-dependent methyltransferase has protein sequence MTDRSAASKPESTPGAGAERSASDRPGPSRPAPTIRWPAAWSSRPRSAWLQRLPGRRIRLAGLLSASRRGLRPAAAVYDVGGGTGYPLQLFLAGDRESHGRTYVLAEPQRGMLVRARREPPSRGTEEIGRVQADGVALPFRDASADLVLSLGVLCCTAPAAVPRAIREIERVLRPGGRLAFAVPRRHIALLEPLLLAQGLEPIERFGRNRILFKKG, from the coding sequence ATGACGGATCGAAGCGCGGCGTCCAAGCCGGAGTCCACCCCAGGGGCCGGAGCGGAACGCAGCGCGTCCGATCGCCCTGGGCCATCCCGTCCGGCCCCCACGATCCGATGGCCGGCGGCGTGGTCGAGCCGGCCGAGGTCGGCATGGCTCCAACGACTCCCCGGCCGTCGGATCCGTCTCGCGGGCTTGCTCTCGGCTTCACGGCGTGGGCTTCGTCCCGCCGCGGCGGTCTATGACGTTGGAGGCGGAACCGGATACCCGTTGCAACTCTTCCTCGCCGGGGACCGCGAGAGCCATGGCCGGACCTACGTTCTGGCGGAACCGCAGAGAGGAATGCTCGTTCGTGCCCGTCGGGAACCGCCGTCCCGGGGCACGGAGGAGATCGGGCGAGTTCAGGCGGACGGGGTCGCGCTCCCGTTCCGGGACGCTTCCGCGGACCTCGTCCTGTCGCTGGGAGTCCTGTGCTGCACGGCACCCGCGGCCGTCCCGCGCGCGATCCGCGAGATCGAGCGCGTGCTCCGCCCGGGCGGTCGGCTCGCCTTCGCCGTGCCGCGCCGCCACATCGCGCTCCTCGAGCCGCTCCTCCTCGCCCAGGGACTGGAGCCCATCGAGCGGTTCGGGCGGAATCGGATCCTGTTCAAGAAAGGCTAA
- a CDS encoding acyl-CoA thioesterase, whose translation MSASRTHTVRLMLPVEANNLGSVFGGIILAEIDRVAYITASRHAFAPCLTASFDRVDFIAPVHVGDIVQLDAQVTFVRRTSMEIWIQVSAERIDAERAQLVGNAFVTMVAIDSSGRPIPVPELVLTTEEERVRFEEGRRRMDERRKTRAGPSKKE comes from the coding sequence GTGTCCGCGAGTCGGACCCACACCGTTCGGCTCATGCTGCCCGTCGAAGCGAACAACCTGGGCAGCGTCTTCGGGGGGATTATCCTCGCGGAGATCGATCGGGTCGCCTACATCACGGCGAGCCGACATGCCTTTGCCCCGTGCCTCACGGCCTCGTTCGACCGGGTCGACTTCATCGCCCCGGTCCACGTCGGGGACATCGTTCAGCTCGATGCCCAGGTCACGTTCGTCCGCCGCACCTCCATGGAGATCTGGATCCAGGTCTCCGCCGAGCGCATCGACGCGGAACGAGCTCAGCTCGTCGGGAACGCTTTCGTGACCATGGTGGCGATCGACTCGAGCGGCCGCCCGATCCCGGTCCCGGAGCTTGTGTTGACCACGGAGGAGGAGCGCGTTCGTTTCGAGGAGGGCCGACGGCGGATGGACGAGCGGCGAAAGACCCGGGCAGGACCCAGTAAAAAGGAGTGA
- a CDS encoding HepT-like ribonuclease domain-containing protein, whose protein sequence is MTRHPRDDALRLSDIVAATRLIASYIVGGEEKFLGSTMAQDAVIRELEVIGEAAGNVSSRVQGSHPEVPWRAMRGFASFSKHEYWRVEPRRVWNAAVECESIGTAIARIRTD, encoded by the coding sequence ATGACCCGGCACCCGCGCGACGATGCTCTTCGGCTCTCCGACATCGTCGCGGCGACCCGCCTGATCGCTTCCTACATCGTCGGCGGCGAGGAAAAGTTCCTCGGCTCTACGATGGCTCAGGACGCGGTGATTCGCGAGTTGGAAGTGATCGGAGAGGCGGCCGGGAATGTTTCCTCGCGTGTCCAAGGGAGTCATCCGGAGGTGCCTTGGAGAGCGATGCGCGGCTTCGCCTCCTTCTCGAAGCATGAGTACTGGAGAGTCGAGCCGCGGCGTGTTTGGAACGCTGCGGTCGAGTGCGAATCGATCGGAACGGCAATCGCCCGAATCCGCACGGACTAG